The Desulfobacterales bacterium sequence GCCCTGTCGGTTTCATAATCCCGGATTCCCATATACGCCATTTGCAGTTCCGGAGTATCCGACATGAGTTTAAACAGCGACAGGGTTTGAAATGCATTCTCTTTCAGGTTAAGCACATCGACTTCACGCTGGCAGAACTTTCTCATGTCGTCCATGCCGGCCAGGGGCCGGCGCAGCGGCTCGTCTAATGCTACCAGCCTTGGATAGTCACCTTCGACACGGTTTACCGCGCGCGTGCCAAGCCCTAGTACCAGCCTGAGCATGCCGGCTTCAGGTTCCATGTCTTTTTTCCAGGCAAAGGGATTATAAGAAATGCCGACTCCGGCAGCATCCGGGAAAAAATAGTCCTGCCGATGAGTGCCGGATACCCGTTGAACCAGCAATGCCATTTGCTCATCGGATTTTTCAAGGCCTCTTTCAAGGCGATAGGTCAGGGCGTCTTCATTCATCGTGCTGGCATAAATTCTGCGGACGCAGTCTTCAAAATCGGCATAGCGCTGTTCCGGATTTCGCTGGTTGACGCAGAACAGGCTTTCATATTTACCCGCGAACGCATTACCGAATGAATCTTCCAGCAGGCTGCTGGATCTGACAATGATGGGTGATTGACCGAAATATTCCAGAATCCTCCAGAATTGATCTTTGATTTCATTCGGAAATTCACCGTCCTTCATCTGTTTTTTCAGAATAGCGCCTGCCTTGAAATATCCTTTGTCCGTTTTCTGCTGCATTCTCAGTTTCCACCAGCCGTTTTGGACCAGATAGCTGTAGAACACATCCGCGCCGACGTAAAATGAATCGTGAGGTTCCAGAAAGTGCTGAAAATTCATGTCCGGATCAGTGAGCAGAATTTTCCGGGCGACCAGCATTCCGGCTGTTTTTCCTCCGATAAATCCTGACCCGATGAGACGGTTTTTAATGGCCAACAGATCCTCGAGAGTAAAGAGGGTTCTGGCCAGCTCAAGCATTCCGGGTTCCCGGCTGATCATGATACGGCAGATCAGGTCGATCATTTTCTGTATTTCTTCCGCTTCTCCGGGTGATGTCAGCAGGTCTTCCACCTTCAGAAAGAGCCGGTCCCAGTAATCCAGGTGCCGTTTTGAAAGCTTTAAATTGGCGGCCGCCATATCAGAAAACAGCCGGACCGTTTCAACACTGCTGGTAATCGGGATGAACCGGTCCCCGTCTTTGATGCTCGGCAGAAACATCACGGATGAATAACGCTGCCAGACTTTTAACGGATGAACATGAAATTTTTGATTATAATGATATATATCAATGAAAACCTGAGTGGTTTCTCTGATCCGGGCAACGGTTTTGAATGAGTGCCGGTTCCTGATGATTGAAAAATAGGCTATGGTATTGAGTTCAAAAAGGTAGGGGCACATGATCATAAAAAAATTGCCGATCATCAGATCGTTTGCCCACGATAGCAACAGGTCGGACAGACAGTCGAAAACATAAAACACCTGTTCCCCTTCCTGAGTGATAATATGGTACGCCTGGGTGGAAAACGATTCAAACCCATTCTGGGCATCCAGAAAGTAGGTCGTCACATTGTCCTGAGGCGATAGAAGCGGGCTGTGATCGGCAAAACGGATATATATGACTTTCCGGTGATCTTCCAGTGCGCGTTTGACAAAAAAATCAACTACATATTTGTAATCTTTTATATCGGCGACCTGCCAGACAACATTATCGCCGATACGAAGAAAATCGATAATTTCGTCCAAGCCTGTCATCCCGGTGCTGAATCGAACCAGTGTCTTCATATCCGCCTCCGGAGCTGTGTTAAATCCAGATCAAAATACACTTACAACCCATCAACATGGTCTGTTGTGTCAGAAATGAGTTAAATGGATATCGTGGACAAACCCATGTTACCAGACAGGTCGATTATCTCAGATACGATCGTATCAATCAATGAAAAGCTTGAAGACATCATCGATGACACCAACTGGGTTCGAAGGGGCATCAAGAGATCGTGAAAAAGGCGTGAGAAAAGAAATAAGCGGATTGAATCGGGTTTACCTGATCGTCAACGGCAGGAAAACCCGATTCAAAAATTCGGCCGATACCCTCAAGTTATGCGGATTTGAGGTATTTTTTTTGCAGATTAAGCAATCCCAGCTCGGCAAGCTGTTCCCGATCCACTGTCGAGGGCGCCTGTGTCAATGGGCAGTAAGCGCTTCGGTTTTTCGGAAATGCGATGACTTCCCGGATAGATTCGGTTCCGATAATCATGGCGGTGACACGGTCCAGACCCAGTGCGATACCCCCATGAGGCGGTGCGCCATATTCAAATGCCCGGAGGAAGAAGCCGAATTTTTTTTCTATTTCTGCTTCGGTAAGACCGAGTGCCTGAAAAATTTTATGCTGAAGATCCCGGTTGTTGATTCGAATACTTCCACCGCCGAGTTCTTCCCCGTTCATTACTAAATCGTATGTACGGGATTGAAGCGTTAAAAGTTCATCCCGATTTTCGGGATTGAAATCGGTTCGATCCGGTGCCGTAAACGGATGGTGATTGGATGTAATTTGTCCGTCACTCAACCCGAAGAGTGGAAAATCGGTTACCCATACCGGACAATACCGGTTTTTCG is a genomic window containing:
- a CDS encoding PEP/pyruvate-binding domain-containing protein, with product MKTLVRFSTGMTGLDEIIDFLRIGDNVVWQVADIKDYKYVVDFFVKRALEDHRKVIYIRFADHSPLLSPQDNVTTYFLDAQNGFESFSTQAYHIITQEGEQVFYVFDCLSDLLLSWANDLMIGNFFMIMCPYLFELNTIAYFSIIRNRHSFKTVARIRETTQVFIDIYHYNQKFHVHPLKVWQRYSSVMFLPSIKDGDRFIPITSSVETVRLFSDMAAANLKLSKRHLDYWDRLFLKVEDLLTSPGEAEEIQKMIDLICRIMISREPGMLELARTLFTLEDLLAIKNRLIGSGFIGGKTAGMLVARKILLTDPDMNFQHFLEPHDSFYVGADVFYSYLVQNGWWKLRMQQKTDKGYFKAGAILKKQMKDGEFPNEIKDQFWRILEYFGQSPIIVRSSSLLEDSFGNAFAGKYESLFCVNQRNPEQRYADFEDCVRRIYASTMNEDALTYRLERGLEKSDEQMALLVQRVSGTHRQDYFFPDAAGVGISYNPFAWKKDMEPEAGMLRLVLGLGTRAVNRVEGDYPRLVALDEPLRRPLAGMDDMRKFCQREVDVLNLKENAFQTLSLFKLMSDTPELQMAYMGIRDYETDRAIKKLGIKDQKAWIINFDGLLSQTPFAHVMRRMLKKLEAVYNYPVDTEFTLNFTSDGKFKLNLLQCRPFQGLGSVQEMKFPEHIPTADILLEMNGNFLGGSISRNIKQIIMVDPTGYVDLSMNQKYDIARLIGRLNRQIKDKDQCPVMLLGPGRWGTTTPSLGVPVSFSDINHMTVLGEIAYADGNLMPELSFGTHFFQDLVETRIFYIAIFPENKDVRFNSPQLSSLPNMLENKVPSQSHYGSIVKVYDVDALNLKFTADLISQHVMCYYDHS